A region from the Pirellulales bacterium genome encodes:
- a CDS encoding sigma-70 family RNA polymerase sigma factor → MNRTGNDVLTLLTEQGGRLHGLLFRLTLRAEVAEDLLQELFCKLAVSEGFRLADNAAAFAYRTATNLAFDWRRARKRNPTAETDGENVVTATPSALADLVRREELEQTLTAISDLSPNSRDIIVMHYLQQQSYETIAEQFGKTAHQVRALAHKAIKQLRRKLETEPKETAKTQRDGGKVK, encoded by the coding sequence TTGAATCGCACGGGCAACGACGTTTTGACGCTGCTCACCGAACAAGGCGGACGGCTGCACGGCTTGCTGTTTCGTCTGACGTTGCGCGCCGAAGTGGCCGAAGACTTGTTGCAAGAACTGTTTTGCAAACTGGCCGTGAGCGAAGGATTTCGGCTGGCCGACAACGCCGCGGCATTCGCCTACCGAACAGCGACAAATTTGGCGTTCGATTGGCGTCGGGCGAGGAAACGAAATCCAACGGCTGAGACCGATGGCGAAAACGTAGTAACAGCCACTCCGTCAGCATTGGCAGATTTAGTGCGGCGGGAGGAGTTGGAGCAAACACTAACCGCCATCAGCGATTTGTCGCCAAACAGCCGCGACATCATCGTGATGCACTATTTACAACAGCAAAGTTACGAAACCATCGCCGAACAATTCGGTAAAACAGCCCATCAGGTTCGCGCGTTAGCCCACAAGGCGATCAAGCAACTTCGTAGAAAACTCGAAACAGAACCTAAAGAAACAGCGAAGACGCAAAGGGATGGAGGGAAAGTGAAATGA
- the larE gene encoding ATP-dependent sacrificial sulfur transferase LarE: MLPAEKTEKLLALLRSYGSCAVAFSGGVDSAVVAKAAQLALGQKAVAVTGVSASLAEGELEAARQIAQQIGIRHEVLQTDEFADANYTSNPAIRCYFCKTELYEQLEPLAAQLGLAVIVNGANVDDAGDWRPGMKAAGEHRVRSPLLECGFTKQDVRALAAEWNLPVWDKPASPCLSSRVAYGEEVSTARLQMIDRAEQLLRSLGLRTVRVRYHKGDLARLEVPSEAIATLAEPKIREYLSTELKLLGFKYVTLDLEGFRSGSQNEALETSGLLPIISENDQ; this comes from the coding sequence ATGCTTCCCGCCGAAAAAACCGAGAAATTGCTGGCGCTACTGCGTAGTTATGGCAGTTGTGCCGTGGCGTTTTCCGGTGGTGTCGATAGCGCAGTCGTGGCGAAGGCGGCTCAGTTGGCACTTGGGCAAAAAGCTGTGGCCGTTACCGGCGTAAGTGCCAGTTTGGCGGAGGGAGAATTGGAAGCGGCCCGGCAAATCGCGCAGCAAATTGGCATCCGCCACGAAGTGCTGCAGACCGACGAATTCGCCGACGCCAACTACACGTCCAATCCGGCCATCCGGTGTTACTTTTGCAAGACGGAGTTGTACGAGCAATTGGAACCGTTGGCAGCGCAGTTGGGACTGGCCGTGATCGTCAACGGCGCCAACGTCGACGATGCCGGCGATTGGCGGCCGGGCATGAAAGCCGCAGGCGAACATCGGGTGCGCAGCCCGCTATTGGAATGCGGCTTTACGAAACAAGACGTTCGCGCACTCGCGGCCGAGTGGAACTTACCCGTCTGGGACAAACCCGCCTCTCCCTGTCTTTCCAGCCGCGTGGCCTATGGCGAAGAAGTTTCTACCGCGCGTCTGCAAATGATCGATCGCGCCGAGCAACTGCTACGCTCACTGGGTCTGCGCACGGTTCGGGTGCGCTACCACAAGGGAGACTTAGCCCGGCTGGAAGTGCCCAGCGAGGCCATCGCCACTTTGGCGGAACCGAAAATCCGCGAATATTTGAGTACCGAATTGAAACTCTTGGGCTTCAAATACGTCACGCTGGATCTGGAAGGCTTTCGCTCGGGCAGCCAGAACGAGGCGCTCGAAACGAGTGGGTTACTGCCAATCATTTCGGAAAATGACCAATGA
- a CDS encoding alpha/beta fold hydrolase gives MDRRLLARQGILRGFVSRPAIHPARYLFPIALCAALATGCASPKWVVVRDAPRNPLTERLKLLSSGGPRPTQRTLMFLRRYDLQGHVHDNPVELVHQVQGVIDKDPSPEALAAAAELAYIGGVKSQALMQTPQAFNLYCASVAYSYAYLFNPAFTLSANPYDPQFRGACDLYNASLEAALRVVNKQGNLRPGQTFSVELKGQQYDIAIQPRNVPWPAGDIKQFEFVSDYQINGLKNVFHTYGLGVPLIAVRRDHPVDDPVEKHYAPGLSFPVTAFLRCLPDDSALATTNTTADGKRHHQAVLELYDPLQSTDIALDDRHVPLESDITTPLAYSLNDPSFAALDQPTTGFLHPKEIKELAGIYMLEPYQPGKIPVLMIHGLWSSPITWMEMFNDLRGDPDLRSQYQFWFYLYPTGQPFWHSASQLREALADLRNTFDPAHQEAALDQMVLVGHSMGGLLANMQVVNSRDDFWHIVSDNPFQLVKADNNTRAGLDRTFYFAANPSVRTIITIGTPHRGSYFANDVTRYLSEKLVSLPETMTARLAKLRLDNPGFFRNTEMITPETSLDSLSPSAPILPVLLAAQRPPWIKYHNIVGRLPASDWQVKLFGDGDGVVPYESAHLADVDSEIEVPAEHDEVHRHPQTILQVHNILAEHLREVKEGYPEVETTQRATTTAR, from the coding sequence ATGGATCGACGCCTGCTAGCACGTCAGGGTATCCTGCGCGGCTTTGTCAGCCGCCCTGCGATCCATCCTGCGCGCTACCTGTTCCCGATAGCCCTGTGCGCGGCGCTGGCTACTGGATGCGCCAGTCCAAAATGGGTTGTGGTGCGCGATGCTCCGCGCAATCCGCTCACCGAACGTTTGAAGCTGCTATCGAGCGGCGGTCCGCGCCCCACGCAGCGAACGCTGATGTTTTTGCGGCGCTACGATCTGCAAGGACACGTACACGACAATCCGGTCGAACTGGTACATCAAGTTCAAGGCGTGATCGATAAAGACCCGTCGCCGGAGGCGCTAGCGGCGGCCGCGGAACTGGCATACATCGGCGGCGTCAAATCGCAAGCCCTGATGCAGACGCCGCAAGCGTTCAATTTGTATTGTGCCAGCGTCGCTTATTCGTACGCCTATTTGTTCAATCCTGCGTTCACGCTGTCGGCAAATCCCTACGATCCGCAATTTCGCGGCGCTTGCGATTTATACAACGCCAGCCTGGAAGCCGCGCTGCGCGTGGTCAACAAGCAGGGTAATCTGCGGCCCGGTCAAACCTTTAGCGTCGAGCTCAAGGGTCAACAGTACGATATCGCCATTCAACCGCGCAACGTGCCGTGGCCGGCCGGCGATATCAAACAATTTGAATTCGTCTCCGATTACCAAATCAACGGCCTGAAAAACGTGTTCCACACCTACGGCTTGGGTGTGCCTTTGATTGCTGTGCGGCGCGATCATCCCGTTGACGACCCCGTCGAAAAACATTATGCCCCGGGCCTCAGCTTTCCGGTCACGGCCTTTCTACGGTGCTTGCCCGACGATTCCGCGCTGGCGACGACCAATACAACGGCCGACGGCAAGCGCCACCATCAGGCTGTGTTGGAGTTGTACGATCCCCTGCAATCAACCGACATTGCTCTGGACGATCGGCACGTGCCGTTGGAAAGCGATATCACCACGCCGCTGGCATATTCTCTCAACGATCCGTCGTTTGCGGCTCTCGACCAACCCACGACGGGCTTTTTGCATCCGAAAGAGATTAAAGAATTGGCCGGCATTTACATGCTGGAACCGTATCAGCCCGGAAAAATTCCGGTACTCATGATTCACGGCCTATGGTCCAGCCCGATTACGTGGATGGAAATGTTCAACGATTTGCGGGGCGACCCTGACTTGCGCAGCCAATACCAGTTTTGGTTTTACCTGTATCCCACCGGCCAGCCGTTCTGGCACAGCGCCAGTCAGTTGCGCGAAGCGTTGGCCGATTTGCGCAACACGTTTGATCCGGCGCATCAGGAAGCGGCGCTGGATCAGATGGTGCTCGTGGGTCACAGTATGGGAGGGCTGCTGGCGAACATGCAGGTCGTGAACAGCCGCGACGATTTCTGGCACATCGTCAGCGACAATCCTTTCCAACTGGTCAAAGCCGACAACAATACCCGCGCTGGATTGGACCGCACATTTTACTTTGCAGCCAATCCTTCAGTGCGAACCATCATCACCATCGGCACGCCGCACCGGGGAAGTTATTTCGCCAACGACGTGACACGCTACCTGAGCGAAAAGTTGGTTTCGCTGCCCGAGACGATGACGGCCCGGCTGGCCAAGCTGCGGCTGGATAACCCGGGATTTTTCCGGAACACCGAGATGATAACCCCGGAAACGAGTCTGGATTCGTTGTCCCCCAGCGCCCCGATTTTGCCGGTGTTGTTAGCAGCCCAGCGACCGCCGTGGATTAAATATCACAATATCGTGGGCCGATTGCCCGCCAGCGACTGGCAGGTGAAGCTGTTCGGCGATGGGGACGGCGTGGTGCCCTACGAGAGTGCCCACTTGGCCGATGTGGACAGCGAAATCGAAGTGCCTGCTGAGCATGACGAAGTGCATCGCCATCCGCAAACCATTCTGCAAGTCCACAACATCTTGGCGGAACATTTGCGCGAAGTGAAAGAAGGATACCCGGAGGTGGAGACCACACAGCGCGCTACGACCACGGCGAGATGA
- a CDS encoding carbon storage regulator: MLILSRKVGERIVIGSDITVVVSRVNGDRVTLGLEAPPEVHILRGELRPFGEKERAEKTVPVSPGRHTQRGDRSLSADRRRSPR, from the coding sequence ATGTTGATTCTCAGCCGGAAGGTTGGCGAGCGAATTGTAATTGGTTCTGATATTACGGTGGTCGTCAGTCGTGTAAACGGAGACCGCGTGACATTAGGCCTTGAAGCGCCTCCGGAGGTGCATATTTTGCGCGGCGAATTGCGTCCGTTTGGCGAAAAGGAACGGGCGGAAAAGACCGTGCCCGTTTCGCCGGGCCGACACACACAGCGCGGAGATCGGTCGCTGTCGGCCGACCGTCGTCGTTCGCCCCGTTGA
- a CDS encoding UvrB/UvrC motif-containing protein produces the protein MTRRKDIDDLLANWPFQPGDVMARLVKAADGREVLQMRVDMGLLQMEVEGRPDGSRPEGAETYFDYLLSKVISEGDGFMLNAPQCAEVDREFVQFYHRRICWLALRKFRRAMKDADHTLALMDFVKQHSPDEQWTLSHEQYRPFVLFHRVEAAALAELEDRGPEAAIGEINHGLDRFRQIFEEYEVREKFDEDELVRRLLELQKSLREHYQVDRTLDERLAEAVASEQYELAAQLRDEIARRQTQSH, from the coding sequence ATGACCCGTCGCAAAGACATCGACGATTTGCTTGCCAACTGGCCATTTCAGCCCGGCGACGTGATGGCCCGTTTGGTGAAAGCCGCCGATGGCCGGGAGGTGCTGCAAATGCGGGTCGACATGGGATTGTTGCAGATGGAAGTGGAGGGCCGGCCGGATGGTTCGCGGCCGGAAGGAGCGGAGACCTACTTCGATTACTTATTGTCCAAGGTGATTTCCGAAGGGGACGGCTTCATGCTGAATGCGCCGCAGTGCGCGGAAGTGGATCGGGAATTTGTGCAGTTTTATCACCGCCGCATTTGCTGGTTAGCGCTGCGAAAATTCCGGCGGGCCATGAAAGACGCCGATCACACGTTGGCCCTCATGGATTTCGTCAAGCAGCACTCGCCCGACGAACAATGGACTCTGTCGCACGAACAATACCGCCCCTTTGTGCTGTTCCATCGGGTGGAGGCCGCCGCTTTGGCGGAGCTGGAAGACCGCGGACCCGAGGCGGCCATTGGCGAAATCAATCACGGCCTGGATCGATTTCGACAAATTTTCGAAGAGTACGAGGTCCGTGAGAAATTCGACGAAGATGAACTCGTCCGGCGGTTGTTGGAATTGCAGAAATCGTTGCGTGAACACTACCAGGTCGATCGCACCCTGGACGAACGATTGGCCGAGGCGGTGGCCAGCGAACAGTACGAACTGGCCGCGCAACTCCGCGATGAAATTGCCCGCCGCCAAACGCAGAGCCATTAA
- a CDS encoding acyl-CoA dehydrogenase family protein: MPLKQREQQIAEAEELLGDRLAQASFAKGLFFGTFANRKLLDYPNLAADTATLALVDELRRYCQAEIDPVAIDRDAMIPQRIIDGLGRLGMLGACLPAECGGRGLSQTQYCRLLEVLGGHCASTALFVNAHHSIGPRAIVLFGTPEQQQRYLPKLATGEWISAFALTEPEAGSDAANVQTTATPTEDGRGFLLNGTKRWITNGGIAQVLTVMARTPVPSSSLSPGERAGVRGGKTIGGQPETKITAFLVTPDMPGFEVVEARMPKCGVRGSATGRLAFHNMFVPKENVLGQLGKGLRVALTVLDFGRVTFGATCTGAAKFCLQRASRHAATRVQFGEPIGTFELVKEKLAFMNAGAFAIEAATYLTAALIDSGEDDYMLETAMLKVFATDTLWRIINDTIQIFGGKAYFTDEPYERMMRDARINMIGEGANDVLRAFVALVGMRDVGLELKGVLDALSSPLKHFSKLGGFAGRKLEGLFRSPEVRVHHSELEPEAARLGHTVSTFGSNVERLLRTYREEIVERQYQAGRIADAAIELYVSSCVLRRLDALLSLPLGEGSAAADRSRAIPPSPLVGEGRGEGNGHLKSAIASDLIAGRYYLRSAERRIRRALADLWDNDDALATQAANAVLP; encoded by the coding sequence ATGCCGCTAAAACAGCGCGAGCAGCAAATTGCCGAGGCCGAAGAATTGTTGGGCGATCGGTTGGCACAAGCCAGCTTTGCCAAAGGGTTGTTCTTCGGCACGTTTGCCAATCGCAAGCTGCTCGATTATCCCAATCTGGCGGCCGACACAGCCACGCTGGCCCTGGTGGACGAACTGCGGCGATACTGCCAAGCGGAAATCGACCCGGTGGCCATTGACCGCGACGCAATGATTCCGCAGCGCATCATCGACGGGCTGGGCCGCCTGGGCATGCTGGGCGCATGCTTGCCTGCCGAATGCGGCGGCCGGGGCTTATCGCAAACTCAGTATTGCCGGCTGCTGGAAGTGCTCGGCGGGCATTGCGCCAGCACGGCCCTGTTTGTGAACGCGCACCATTCCATCGGCCCGCGGGCGATTGTTCTGTTCGGCACGCCGGAGCAACAGCAACGTTACTTGCCAAAATTGGCCACCGGCGAATGGATCAGCGCATTTGCACTCACCGAGCCGGAAGCCGGCAGCGATGCCGCCAACGTGCAAACTACGGCCACGCCTACCGAAGATGGCCGGGGTTTTCTTTTGAACGGAACCAAGCGCTGGATCACCAACGGCGGCATCGCCCAAGTGCTGACGGTCATGGCTCGCACGCCGGTGCCTTCCTCCTCCCTCTCCCCTGGGGAGAGGGCCGGGGTGAGGGGAGGCAAGACAATCGGCGGCCAGCCCGAAACCAAAATCACGGCCTTTCTGGTCACGCCCGACATGCCTGGCTTCGAAGTGGTGGAAGCCCGGATGCCCAAGTGTGGCGTGCGAGGCTCGGCCACCGGACGATTGGCATTTCACAATATGTTCGTACCCAAAGAAAACGTTCTGGGCCAACTTGGCAAAGGCTTGCGCGTGGCGCTTACGGTGCTGGATTTTGGGCGCGTTACGTTCGGCGCCACTTGCACCGGGGCGGCAAAATTTTGTTTGCAGCGCGCCAGCCGGCATGCGGCCACACGGGTGCAGTTTGGGGAGCCGATCGGCACGTTCGAGCTGGTCAAAGAAAAACTGGCTTTCATGAATGCCGGCGCATTCGCGATTGAAGCGGCCACGTATCTGACAGCAGCTCTCATCGATTCGGGCGAAGACGATTACATGCTGGAAACCGCCATGCTGAAAGTGTTCGCCACCGACACGCTGTGGCGGATCATCAACGACACCATCCAAATTTTCGGCGGCAAAGCTTACTTCACCGACGAGCCCTACGAACGGATGATGCGCGACGCCCGGATTAACATGATCGGCGAGGGGGCCAACGACGTGCTCCGCGCCTTCGTGGCCTTGGTCGGGATGCGCGACGTGGGGCTGGAATTGAAAGGCGTGCTGGATGCTCTGTCCAGCCCGCTCAAACACTTTTCTAAACTCGGCGGATTTGCCGGCCGCAAATTGGAAGGACTGTTCCGGTCTCCGGAGGTGCGGGTGCATCACAGCGAATTGGAGCCCGAAGCTGCGCGGCTGGGGCACACTGTCAGCACGTTCGGCTCGAATGTGGAACGGTTGCTGCGAACCTATCGGGAAGAAATTGTCGAGCGGCAATATCAGGCCGGCCGCATTGCCGACGCCGCGATTGAATTGTACGTCAGCAGCTGCGTACTGCGACGACTCGACGCACTGCTTTCTCTCCCTTTGGGAGAGGGCAGTGCTGCCGCTGACCGCAGCCGTGCCATTCCTCCCTCTCCCCTTGTGGGAGAGGGCCGCGGTGAGGGGAACGGACATCTGAAGTCGGCCATAGCCAGCGACCTCATCGCCGGCCGCTATTACCTCCGCAGTGCCGAACGCCGCATTCGCCGCGCGCTAGCCGATTTGTGGGACAACGACGATGCGCTAGCCACTCAAGCTGCCAACGCCGTGCTGCCGTAG
- a CDS encoding DUF1559 domain-containing protein, which produces MTKLIARNAFTLVEMLVVIAIIGILVALLMPAVQSAREAARCSECRSNLKQIGLGVLQYYEVTKGKFFLHHPFLADVASQFANADSFAEIYWEDKIGPFTGGSHEENDALAQQGIVMDVVFRCSDDQSVREPYVDDTGQIDGISNRTSYMMNSLLSHMTRRYGKWTINRFQSEVGLSQFLCFSERNANAFNASDGNDPRQDDYDIWLGTDIIGSWFAQNRHNGVANYLYLDGHVVSLNWNSAIVDMYPDKNVLVDDGTYAN; this is translated from the coding sequence ATGACCAAGCTGATCGCCCGGAATGCATTTACGCTTGTCGAAATGCTCGTGGTCATTGCTATTATTGGCATATTGGTTGCTTTGCTGATGCCGGCCGTTCAGTCGGCGCGGGAAGCTGCAAGGTGCAGCGAATGCCGTTCCAACTTAAAGCAAATCGGACTGGGTGTTCTGCAATATTACGAAGTCACCAAAGGGAAATTCTTCCTGCACCATCCGTTTTTGGCTGATGTAGCCTCGCAATTTGCTAACGCCGATTCGTTCGCGGAGATCTATTGGGAAGATAAAATTGGTCCATTCACCGGTGGCTCGCACGAGGAAAACGACGCGCTCGCACAGCAAGGCATTGTCATGGACGTGGTCTTCCGCTGTTCCGACGATCAATCCGTGCGAGAGCCGTATGTAGACGACACGGGCCAAATCGACGGTATTTCCAATCGGACTAGTTACATGATGAATTCGCTCTTGAGCCACATGACCCGCCGATATGGCAAATGGACGATCAATCGCTTTCAATCGGAAGTCGGCTTGTCGCAGTTTTTGTGCTTTTCGGAACGCAATGCCAATGCGTTTAATGCATCGGATGGCAACGACCCGCGCCAAGACGATTATGACATTTGGTTGGGAACGGACATTATTGGCTCATGGTTCGCACAGAACCGTCATAATGGAGTGGCCAACTATCTGTATCTTGATGGTCACGTTGTAAGTTTGAACTGGAACAGCGCCATTGTTGACATGTATCCCGACAAAAATGTGCTCGTCGACGACGGCACGTATGCCAATTGA
- a CDS encoding c-type cytochrome domain-containing protein, whose product MSSSLKPCRSLWLFVWAATVGIAAFAADNANSGKGPGIGQPGIGQPGVPSKASNPFADDVPAKSGPADSFPDKNLSFTKNIAPILVSKCTRCHIDQARGKFSMATFESLKKGTPDGPVFVAGKSGDSRMVEALTSGDMPRAGPKATKPEITAISRWIDEGAKFDGPDEKTPLVKLTSATASPPLVKKSDEPKLSVVSATGRETVQFSKDIAPVLVENCFGCHTGPGPTGNFQMARFTDMIRGGQSGNPWVPMQPADSLLIKKLKGTAGNRMPQPKNKPPLPDDVIAKFEKWIAEGATFDGGDPNQSTLRLAALTRAKIATPEELASDRLTAAKHMWRLTDPKDPSTTKQTKNLLIVSNLPEGELQEVAQTAEQQVAAVTRLLHAPADQPLVRGGITLFVFPGRYDYSEFGRMVEGRAYPKDWRGHWKYDTVDAYAALVPPVDSGDYSLAGMIQQQLAAIYLASLAGNPPDWFSEGSGRVLASRVDFKSERVRNWNDRLKELAAASKLETFVTHGLPPDDNDIAAYGFMKEAMANAGKYSQLVIALRGGQSFDNAFAQIYGSPPQALAAAWAASIKGGGT is encoded by the coding sequence ATGTCCAGTTCGCTCAAGCCCTGCCGATCGCTCTGGCTTTTTGTGTGGGCTGCAACCGTCGGCATAGCCGCATTCGCGGCCGACAATGCCAATTCCGGCAAAGGCCCGGGGATCGGCCAGCCTGGCATTGGTCAGCCTGGGGTTCCGAGCAAAGCCAGTAATCCCTTCGCCGACGATGTTCCTGCCAAATCCGGCCCGGCCGATTCCTTTCCCGACAAGAACCTGAGCTTTACGAAAAACATCGCTCCCATTTTGGTCTCTAAGTGCACGCGCTGCCACATCGATCAGGCTCGCGGCAAATTTAGCATGGCCACCTTCGAGTCGCTGAAAAAAGGGACGCCCGACGGCCCGGTTTTCGTGGCCGGCAAATCCGGCGACAGTCGCATGGTCGAAGCGCTCACTTCCGGCGATATGCCCCGCGCCGGCCCCAAAGCCACCAAGCCTGAAATCACCGCCATCAGCCGGTGGATTGACGAAGGCGCCAAATTCGACGGTCCCGACGAAAAAACACCGCTGGTCAAACTCACTTCAGCCACAGCGTCGCCACCGCTGGTGAAAAAATCAGACGAGCCCAAGCTCAGCGTCGTATCAGCCACGGGCCGAGAAACGGTGCAGTTCTCCAAAGACATTGCTCCCGTGCTGGTGGAAAATTGTTTCGGCTGCCACACGGGACCGGGGCCGACGGGCAATTTCCAAATGGCGCGCTTCACCGATATGATTCGCGGCGGGCAAAGCGGCAATCCCTGGGTGCCGATGCAGCCGGCCGACAGCCTGCTGATTAAAAAGTTGAAAGGCACCGCCGGCAATCGCATGCCGCAGCCCAAAAACAAGCCGCCGCTGCCGGACGACGTGATCGCCAAATTCGAAAAATGGATTGCCGAAGGCGCCACCTTCGATGGCGGCGATCCCAATCAATCCACCCTGCGCTTGGCAGCGCTTACGCGGGCCAAAATCGCCACGCCGGAGGAATTGGCGTCCGATCGGCTCACCGCCGCCAAGCACATGTGGAGACTCACTGACCCGAAAGATCCCTCCACCACCAAGCAGACCAAAAATCTGTTGATCGTCAGCAACTTGCCTGAGGGCGAACTCCAGGAAGTAGCCCAGACCGCCGAGCAACAAGTGGCCGCCGTGACCCGACTGCTGCATGCGCCCGCCGATCAGCCGCTGGTTCGGGGCGGAATTACGTTGTTCGTGTTTCCCGGGCGCTACGACTACAGCGAATTTGGTCGGATGGTGGAAGGGCGAGCATACCCCAAAGATTGGCGCGGCCACTGGAAGTACGACACAGTCGACGCTTACGCTGCGCTGGTGCCGCCGGTCGATTCCGGCGATTATTCGCTGGCCGGCATGATCCAGCAGCAATTAGCCGCGATTTATTTGGCCAGCCTGGCCGGCAATCCGCCCGATTGGTTCAGCGAGGGGAGCGGCCGCGTGCTGGCTTCGCGCGTCGATTTCAAAAGCGAGCGAGTCCGCAATTGGAACGATCGCTTGAAAGAACTGGCCGCAGCCAGCAAGCTCGAAACGTTTGTGACGCACGGCCTGCCGCCGGACGACAACGACATTGCCGCCTATGGTTTTATGAAAGAGGCGATGGCCAATGCCGGCAAATATTCGCAATTGGTCATTGCCCTGCGGGGCGGACAGTCATTCGATAACGCCTTTGCGCAAATTTACGGCAGCCCGCCGCAAGCGCTGGCCGCCGCTTGGGCGGCATCAATAAAGGGCGGGGGGACTTAA
- a CDS encoding protein kinase, translated as MVAVSVDKFLELLRRSNLIEKGQLDQAVAQIEREFGPAAVADGQVLAEKLVAAKLITPWQRDQLLEGKYKGFFLLDDKYKLLGHLGTGGMSSVYLAEQVKMNRLVAIKHLPQKRVNDSSYLARFYREAQAAARLDHKNIVRAYDIDHDRDENKDNHFFIMEYVEGRDLQTLVKDVGPLDYDTAADYIRQAADGLEHAHQAGLIHRDVKPANLLVDQRGVVKVLDLGLARSEDDSQTASLTIAHEENVLGTADYLAPEQAKDSHSVDKRADIYSLGCTLYFLLTGHAPFPEGTLAQRIWKHQNQMPKSIYDDRKDAPPPLVEVCLRMMSKQPDARFQSAGEVAVQLSKWLEGRGKESSSSGLGLAKRPVGPPPRRSGSSRSGAMPVYPPHRGNKPGAPDDTVSNLNRETIKGAPTDKPMPSSTGKSQVKFGGSNILGRPDQSGGSRVVGGAGGSSILRLGNSSVLGRAGKSSIVRPGTSGTGVDKTAGKSSLLRAKSLDAPNSGEGGKNPPPPRDDTLGELIEKAVHEVTTAVHQDKPSGASAAMPHYRAPESSIPIWVWFLLAGGLLMVVALIVGIVMSVH; from the coding sequence ATGGTCGCGGTCAGTGTCGACAAATTTCTGGAACTGTTACGCCGTAGCAACCTGATCGAAAAAGGGCAGCTCGATCAGGCCGTTGCGCAGATCGAGCGCGAATTCGGCCCAGCCGCCGTGGCCGACGGCCAAGTCCTGGCCGAAAAACTTGTCGCCGCCAAGCTCATTACTCCTTGGCAGCGCGACCAACTGCTGGAGGGAAAATACAAAGGCTTCTTTCTCTTAGATGACAAATACAAGTTGCTCGGCCATTTGGGCACCGGGGGCATGAGCAGCGTCTACTTGGCCGAACAAGTCAAGATGAATCGGCTGGTGGCAATCAAGCATCTGCCGCAAAAACGGGTAAACGATTCTTCGTATTTGGCTCGCTTCTATCGTGAGGCTCAGGCCGCCGCCCGGCTCGATCACAAAAATATCGTTCGCGCCTATGATATTGACCACGATAGGGATGAGAACAAAGACAACCATTTTTTCATCATGGAATATGTCGAGGGGCGCGATCTCCAAACACTGGTGAAAGATGTTGGCCCGCTCGATTACGACACCGCCGCCGATTACATCCGTCAGGCCGCCGACGGTTTGGAGCACGCGCATCAGGCGGGGCTCATTCACCGCGATGTCAAACCAGCAAATCTGCTCGTTGATCAGCGCGGCGTCGTCAAAGTGTTGGACTTGGGCTTGGCCCGTTCAGAAGATGACAGTCAAACCGCCTCGCTCACCATTGCCCATGAAGAAAATGTGCTGGGCACGGCCGATTATCTGGCCCCGGAGCAAGCCAAAGACAGCCACTCCGTTGACAAACGAGCCGATATTTACAGCCTGGGCTGCACGTTGTATTTCCTGCTGACCGGTCACGCGCCCTTTCCAGAGGGAACCTTAGCGCAACGCATTTGGAAGCATCAAAATCAGATGCCCAAAAGCATTTATGATGATCGGAAAGATGCGCCGCCGCCGCTGGTCGAAGTTTGCTTGCGGATGATGTCGAAGCAGCCCGACGCTCGGTTTCAATCGGCCGGCGAAGTGGCCGTGCAGTTGTCGAAGTGGCTGGAAGGCCGTGGTAAAGAAAGCAGCAGCAGCGGATTGGGATTAGCAAAACGCCCGGTCGGGCCGCCTCCGCGTCGCAGTGGATCATCCCGCTCGGGGGCCATGCCGGTGTATCCGCCCCACCGCGGCAATAAACCGGGCGCTCCGGATGACACGGTTTCCAACCTGAATCGGGAAACCATCAAAGGGGCACCGACCGATAAGCCGATGCCTTCGTCGACGGGCAAGTCGCAAGTGAAATTCGGCGGAAGTAACATATTGGGCCGGCCCGATCAAAGCGGCGGCAGCCGCGTGGTCGGTGGCGCCGGCGGCAGCAGCATTTTGCGGTTGGGGAATAGCAGCGTTTTGGGCCGGGCCGGCAAAAGCAGCATCGTCCGCCCTGGCACCAGCGGGACGGGTGTCGATAAAACTGCCGGTAAATCGTCGCTGCTGAGGGCCAAATCGCTGGATGCTCCCAACTCCGGCGAAGGCGGGAAAAATCCTCCCCCTCCGCGCGATGACACGTTGGGCGAGCTGATCGAAAAAGCCGTGCATGAAGTCACCACAGCGGTCCATCAGGACAAACCGTCCGGTGCTTCGGCGGCGATGCCGCATTATCGCGCGCCGGAATCTTCCATTCCCATCTGGGTTTGGTTTCTTTTGGCCGGGGGCCTGCTGATGGTCGTGGCGCTGATCGTGGGCATCGTGATGAGCGTTCACTAG